The window TCAGTATCTTTAGAAAAATACCCAATTTTAGATAATATTGGTAAAATGATTCGCTATACTGCTAATAGAATTATTGTTATGGGGCATACAGATAATACTTCGGCGGGAAAAAGTAAGGATAACTTGAATTCCAACTGGGAACTTTCATTTTATAGAGCTCTTAGTGTTTCATATTATTTAATAGATAACTGGGAAATCAATCCAAAACGTATTTCCTGTGGAGGATACGGAGATATAAAACCACTTTATCCTAATACTACAAGTGACAATAGGTCAAAAAATAGGAGAATAGAATTTATTTTACGAAAACCTGCATATTTAGGAGTGTAAAAAAATGGCTGATGAAAATGTTGATGGTAAAGGTGAAGCTAAAAAATCACCCCTTATGTTAATCGTTATAATTCTTGGAGTGCTTCTTATAGTAATATCAGGATTATTGGGATGGATACTTCTTTCATCAAAAAGTACCCCAGAAGTTCCTGTAATAGATGCAAATCCATCTCAAGAAGCTCCCGCTCCTAAAGAGCCAGAAAAATCTGTGTTTTATCCATTAGAAAGTTTTATAGTTAATCTTAAGGACTCTGGAGGTACCAGGTATTTAAAAACAACAATGGAACTTGAACTTGATAGTGATGGGGCAAAAGCAGAATTAGATGCAAGAAAGCCTGAATTAAAAAATTCTATAATATTTATTTTAAGCAGTAAAACAATGGATGAAATTCAGGATGTTGATGGGAAAATTATTTTGACACGAGAATTAATGAATCGTATTAATCAGATGATAAAAAAAGGCAGAGTTAAAAATATTTATTTTACTGAATTTATTATACAGAAGTTATAATTATGGGCGAAGTATTATCACAAGACGAAGTTGACAGTCTACTTGCAGGCATACATACCGGTAAGGTAGAAACAGAAGCACATGCCCCTGATGAAAGGGAAGATGTTGTTGCTTATAGTTTTACAAGCCAAGATAGAGTTATCCGCGGCAGAATGCCTACTTTTGAAGTAATAAATGAAAGGTTTGCAAGGGATATTAGAACAAGCCTCTCAAACCTTTTGCATACTACTGTGGATATAAATGCAGAATCCCTTGATATTTTAAAATTCTCTGAATTTGGAAGATCTCTTCCAGTTCCTACAAGCTTGCATGTATTTAGAATGGAACCATTAAGGGGTCATGGATTAATAGTGCTCGAAAGCAAGTTAGTTTTTAATTTAATCGATACATTTTTTGGAGGAAAAGGGGTTGGAAAAACAAGAGTTGATGGCAGGGAATTTACACCAATCGAAGAGGTAATGATAAAAAAAGTAGTTATTGCTTGCCTAAAAGACCTTGAAAATGCGTGGGGGCCGGTTGAAGAAGTAAGAACGAATTTAGTCCGATCTGAAGTTAATCCCCAGTTTGCAGCAATAGTTCTTCCAGCCGACCTCGTTATTGTTACTAAATTTGAAATTGAGCTTGAACAATCAGCAGGAACTCTGATATTATGCATACCCTACGCTATGATAGAGCCTTTAAGAAATAAATTATCAGCTGGTTTTCAAGCAGAAGCATTAGATATTGACTATGTATGGCAAAGACGATTAAAAGAAATAATTCTTGATTCAATGGTGGAATTTAGAGTTCAACTCGGCTCAACTGAAATAACAGGAGCACGTTTAATTTCATTAAAACCAGGTGATATTATACAATTAGACCAAGATGCTGAACAGCATCTTTTAGGACTTACTGAAGGAATAGCTAAATTTAAAGGATATGCTGGAATACAAAGAGGATTTCAAGCTTTTAGAATAAATGAACGTGTACAATTAAGGTGAGATTAAATTATGGCAGAAACAAAAGATTCGGCAAAAAAATCCGTGGATGAAAGGGAACTTGACTTTATACTTGATATTCCCCTTGAACTTTCAGTTGAACTTGGCAGAACAAAAATGCTTGTTCATGATCTTCTTCAACTCGGGCAAGGTTCTATAGTAGAGTTAAATAAACTGGCTGGAGAACCTTTAGAAATTTTTATTAATCGAAAACTTGTAGCAAGGGGAGAAGTTGTTGTGGTCAATGAAAAATTCGGTATTCGTCTAACTGATATAATTAGCCCCCTTGAGCGGGTAAAAAGCCTTACATAGATGACTTCAGAAACTTATACTCCTGATGTATGGATGAGTCTTATAAAAAGCATAGGCGCTTTATCCATAGTTTTAGGAATTATTATTGGTGTTCTTTTTTTATTTAGACGATTTTTGTTAAGCCACGGAAAATATTTTAACAGTGATATAATAAAAATAATTTCACTTTATTATATCTCGCCTAAAGATAAAATAGTTCTTCTGGATGTTTTAGGAGAAAAAATACTTTTAGGAGTTACGCCTCAAAATATTAACTTTCTTACAAAAATATCAAGTGATACGAATGTAAATATTCCTGATAGTAATCGTCCTAAAACTTTTTTTAATTTATTAAAAGCAAAACAAAATAATAAACATGAAAATAATAGTCAGGCCATCCTTGATGAAAAATCTATAAATTCAGTCAATGAAGAAACAAAATAAAATTAGATTTAAATATAAATTTAGAATAATATTTTTTCTGCTAATTATTGTTCTATTCCTTCCTTCCTTATTAAGTTCAGCGACTTTACCTATACCTTCTATAAAAATTGGGATTGAAAAAGCCGAAGGGCCTGAAGATGTAGCTGTAGCCTTAGAAATAATAGCTATATTAACAATACTTAGCCTAGCTCCATCAATCCTTATAATGATGACATCATTTACAAGAATACTTATAGCTTTTCATTTTTTAAGACAGGCTTTAGGTGTTCAAGGAGTTCCTCCTAATCAAATGCTTATGGGACTTGCCTTGTTTATTACCTTTTTCATTATGGAGCCTGTCGGAAAAAAAATTTACGATGATTCCTTATCACCTTATTTAGATAAAAAAATTTCCTATCAAGAAGCCTTTGAAAATGCCCAAAAACCCCTTAGAAAATTCATGCTTTTAAATACAAGGGAAACAGATCTTGCATTATTTATTAAAACGTCAAAAACTGAAAGACCGAAAACTAAAGATGACGTATCATTAATAGTACTCATACCGGCGTTTATTATAAGCGAATTAAAAACAGGCTTTATTATTGGATTTATTCTTTACATACCTTTCTTAATAATTGATATGGTAACTGCAAGCGTACTCCTTGCAATGGGTATGATGATGCTTCCTCCGGTTATGGTATCTATTCCATTTAAGCTTATGCTTTTTGTTTTAGTGGACGGATGGAATTTAATGGTTGGATCGATGGTAAAAAGTTTTGGAGTTTTATAAATGACCCCTGCAATGGTTATTGACCTTGGACAAGAAGCAATTACATTGACAATATTGGTTTCTCTTCCAATGTTAGGGTTAGGTCTTATCGTAGGTCTTATTATAAGCATATTTCAAGCTACGACTTCTATACAAGAAATGACACTTACCTTTATTCCAAAAATAATAGCCGTATTTTTAGGCTTGCTTTTTTTTGCGCCTTGGATGCTTGAAAAATTAATGACATTTACCACTAAATTAATAGTAAATATACCTTTATACATTCGATAAAAATAGAGGTAATAATGGATCTTCTTAACTTTTCTGTTGAGGATTTTAAAATATTTATTCTTGTTTTATCAAGGGTAAGCATTTTAATTTTCATGTTTCCGATTTTTAGAAGCCCTATGTTTCCAGATGCGGCTAAGGCTGGATTAGCATTGCTTCTTTCTTTTCTATTTTTTCCTTCCGTTAAAATCCATATTCAAACTATTCCGTCAAATGCTATTGAAATACTAATTATGATTCTCGCAGAATCGATAATTGGATTAACATTAGGACTGGTTGTAAGCATATTTTTTGGAGCTGTTCAGTTTGCTGGATATTTAGTGGGTTTTCAAATGAGTTTCGCTATCGCTAATGTTCTTGATCCCTTATCTGGGGAACAAATTTCTATTATTCAGCAAATGGCTTACCTTATGGCTTTAATACTATTTCTTCTTTTTAATGGTCATCTTCTTATGATATCAGCTATTCAAGATAGTTTTGGTTTAATTCAAGTAGGATTTATAAGTATAAAAAAAAGTCTTTTCTTCCAAATCATGACCATGAGCGGAAACCTTTTTTTATTAGGCATAAAAATATCTGCTCCTCCTTTCGCGGCATGTTTTTTTGTAGATGTTGCTTTTGGTATAATTTCAAAATTTACTCCTCAAATTCCTATTTTAATAGTAGGAATGCCAATAAAAATAGGTGTCGGTTTACTGTTTTTTGGTGTTTCCATGAAAGTAATAATGATTTTTACTAAATCATTTGTAGAGCAGTTTCCAACTACGTTAAGGATCCTTATACTTCTTATGGGTAGTTAGGTTGTATAAATTCAAAAGGTGTGTAAGGTTCCTGTAAAATAAACATTTGTAGGGGAGATCGACGGGTCGCCCCCATAAATTACAGCAACCGCATAAAGCCACCTCTAAAAAAG is drawn from Desulfobacterales bacterium and contains these coding sequences:
- a CDS encoding flagellar basal body-associated FliL family protein, yielding MADENVDGKGEAKKSPLMLIVIILGVLLIVISGLLGWILLSSKSTPEVPVIDANPSQEAPAPKEPEKSVFYPLESFIVNLKDSGGTRYLKTTMELELDSDGAKAELDARKPELKNSIIFILSSKTMDEIQDVDGKIILTRELMNRINQMIKKGRVKNIYFTEFIIQKL
- the fliM gene encoding flagellar motor switch protein FliM, coding for MGEVLSQDEVDSLLAGIHTGKVETEAHAPDEREDVVAYSFTSQDRVIRGRMPTFEVINERFARDIRTSLSNLLHTTVDINAESLDILKFSEFGRSLPVPTSLHVFRMEPLRGHGLIVLESKLVFNLIDTFFGGKGVGKTRVDGREFTPIEEVMIKKVVIACLKDLENAWGPVEEVRTNLVRSEVNPQFAAIVLPADLVIVTKFEIELEQSAGTLILCIPYAMIEPLRNKLSAGFQAEALDIDYVWQRRLKEIILDSMVEFRVQLGSTEITGARLISLKPGDIIQLDQDAEQHLLGLTEGIAKFKGYAGIQRGFQAFRINERVQLR
- the fliN gene encoding flagellar motor switch protein FliN yields the protein MAETKDSAKKSVDERELDFILDIPLELSVELGRTKMLVHDLLQLGQGSIVELNKLAGEPLEIFINRKLVARGEVVVVNEKFGIRLTDIISPLERVKSLT
- the fliO gene encoding flagellar biosynthetic protein FliO, which encodes MTSETYTPDVWMSLIKSIGALSIVLGIIIGVLFLFRRFLLSHGKYFNSDIIKIISLYYISPKDKIVLLDVLGEKILLGVTPQNINFLTKISSDTNVNIPDSNRPKTFFNLLKAKQNNKHENNSQAILDEKSINSVNEETK
- the fliP gene encoding flagellar type III secretion system pore protein FliP (The bacterial flagellar biogenesis protein FliP forms a type III secretion system (T3SS)-type pore required for flagellar assembly.), translated to MKKQNKIRFKYKFRIIFFLLIIVLFLPSLLSSATLPIPSIKIGIEKAEGPEDVAVALEIIAILTILSLAPSILIMMTSFTRILIAFHFLRQALGVQGVPPNQMLMGLALFITFFIMEPVGKKIYDDSLSPYLDKKISYQEAFENAQKPLRKFMLLNTRETDLALFIKTSKTERPKTKDDVSLIVLIPAFIISELKTGFIIGFILYIPFLIIDMVTASVLLAMGMMMLPPVMVSIPFKLMLFVLVDGWNLMVGSMVKSFGVL
- the fliQ gene encoding flagellar biosynthesis protein FliQ, whose translation is MTPAMVIDLGQEAITLTILVSLPMLGLGLIVGLIISIFQATTSIQEMTLTFIPKIIAVFLGLLFFAPWMLEKLMTFTTKLIVNIPLYIR
- the fliR gene encoding flagellar biosynthetic protein FliR; its protein translation is MDLLNFSVEDFKIFILVLSRVSILIFMFPIFRSPMFPDAAKAGLALLLSFLFFPSVKIHIQTIPSNAIEILIMILAESIIGLTLGLVVSIFFGAVQFAGYLVGFQMSFAIANVLDPLSGEQISIIQQMAYLMALILFLLFNGHLLMISAIQDSFGLIQVGFISIKKSLFFQIMTMSGNLFLLGIKISAPPFAACFFVDVAFGIISKFTPQIPILIVGMPIKIGVGLLFFGVSMKVIMIFTKSFVEQFPTTLRILILLMGS